From Pseudanabaena sp. PCC 6802, one genomic window encodes:
- a CDS encoding MGH1-like glycoside hydrolase domain-containing protein, protein MTAEQTRLQETHRNIPWKKWGPYLSERQWGTVREDYSDNGDAWNYFSHDQARSRAYRWGEDGLGGISDDHQVLCFALALWNGNDPIIKERLFGLNNSEGNHGEDVKEYYFYLDSTPTHSYMKYLYKYPQAVFPYEDLVKTNKQRSRDELEYELLDTGVFDEDRYFDVFVEYAKADCEDILIKISVANRGPETATLHLLPTIWFRNTWSWADGGSKPILQRAKDGGNTIIHAHHTDEVFQEWIKDYYLYCEGNVPLLFTENETNTARLFGSPNTSSYVKDGINNYIVHGEHGAVNPAQIGTKASPHYQLTIGAGATQVVRLRLTPTVPAQIGSPFVDFDSVVKTRLQEADAFYDAITPAKIKPDGDRVSVMRQALAGMLWTKQYFYYDVDKWLDEHNVDSEQRKSFRNGQWSHMFNDDIISMPDKWEYPWYAAWDLAFHMLPLSIVDSDFAKIQLDLMLRNDYLHPNGQIPAYEWNFGDVNPPVHAYATMQTYLADKARNNGKGDLEFLKYAFAKLLVNFTWWVNRKDRSGNNAFEGGFLGLDNIGVFDRSAPLPTGGYLEQADGTAWMVFFSQQMLRIAVELAIHDPLYEEFVSKFFEHTIRIAGAMDRVGDLHDEMWDEADGFFYDVLRLPDGNAMRLKVRSMVGLLPLAAVAIFEAEDIEKLPNFQKRSLSFYQRHPELIANLHLPTQRGSGGKYMLSVFNEQKLRRVLARLLDENEFFSPYGIRSLSRYHREHPFIFQHNGQEFRVEYLPGDSNTGMFGGNSNWRGPVWMPVNLLIYAALMRLYSFYGDSFKIECPTGSGRYMNLYEVSQELGERLAHIFMRDANGRRPVYGAAEKFQTDPHWKDLILFYEYFHGDNGAGIGASHQTGWTGCVARIIQAMSDITAEIAAGANAEMEAVKKTVGK, encoded by the coding sequence ATGACAGCCGAACAAACCAGACTGCAAGAAACACATCGCAACATCCCCTGGAAAAAGTGGGGTCCCTACTTGAGCGAACGGCAATGGGGCACCGTGCGCGAAGACTACAGCGATAACGGTGATGCTTGGAATTATTTTTCACACGACCAGGCGCGATCGCGTGCCTATCGCTGGGGAGAAGATGGCTTGGGGGGGATTTCCGATGACCACCAGGTTCTTTGTTTTGCCCTAGCACTGTGGAATGGCAACGATCCCATCATCAAAGAACGTCTGTTTGGTCTCAACAACAGTGAAGGCAACCACGGCGAAGATGTAAAGGAATACTACTTCTACCTAGACAGCACGCCCACGCACTCTTACATGAAGTACCTGTACAAGTATCCGCAAGCTGTTTTCCCCTATGAAGATTTAGTCAAAACTAACAAACAGCGCAGTCGCGATGAGTTGGAATACGAACTCCTCGATACGGGCGTTTTCGATGAAGACCGCTATTTTGATGTCTTTGTCGAGTATGCTAAAGCAGATTGCGAAGATATCCTGATTAAAATTAGCGTTGCCAATCGCGGCCCCGAAACCGCCACGCTACATCTCTTGCCAACCATCTGGTTCCGCAATACCTGGTCCTGGGCAGATGGTGGTTCTAAGCCAATTCTGCAAAGGGCGAAGGATGGTGGAAATACCATCATCCACGCCCATCACACCGATGAAGTATTTCAAGAGTGGATTAAGGACTACTATCTCTACTGTGAGGGGAACGTGCCTCTGTTGTTTACAGAGAATGAAACCAATACCGCTCGCCTCTTTGGTTCGCCAAATACCAGTTCTTATGTCAAAGACGGTATCAACAATTACATCGTGCATGGAGAGCATGGTGCCGTCAATCCCGCTCAGATCGGAACCAAAGCATCTCCTCACTATCAATTAACCATTGGTGCTGGGGCAACGCAAGTGGTGCGCCTGCGCCTGACTCCCACTGTGCCCGCCCAAATTGGCAGTCCCTTTGTCGATTTCGATAGCGTGGTTAAAACGCGCTTGCAGGAAGCTGATGCTTTCTACGACGCGATTACACCAGCAAAAATCAAACCCGATGGCGATCGCGTCAGCGTGATGCGCCAGGCTCTTGCTGGAATGCTGTGGACGAAGCAATATTTCTACTACGACGTGGATAAGTGGCTGGACGAACATAACGTTGACTCCGAGCAGCGCAAGAGCTTCCGCAACGGTCAATGGTCTCATATGTTCAACGATGACATCATCTCCATGCCAGACAAGTGGGAATACCCCTGGTATGCAGCTTGGGATTTAGCATTCCACATGTTGCCGCTGTCGATTGTGGACTCGGACTTTGCCAAAATCCAGTTAGATTTGATGTTGCGCAACGACTACCTGCACCCCAACGGTCAAATCCCCGCCTATGAATGGAACTTCGGCGATGTCAACCCACCCGTACACGCCTACGCCACCATGCAGACCTATTTGGCGGACAAGGCGCGCAATAACGGCAAAGGAGATCTCGAGTTTCTCAAGTATGCCTTTGCAAAACTACTGGTCAACTTCACTTGGTGGGTCAACCGCAAAGATCGCTCGGGCAACAATGCCTTTGAGGGAGGCTTCTTAGGACTGGATAACATCGGCGTGTTCGATCGCAGCGCACCGCTACCCACCGGAGGATACCTGGAACAGGCAGACGGCACTGCCTGGATGGTCTTTTTCAGCCAGCAAATGCTGCGGATTGCAGTCGAACTGGCGATTCACGACCCCCTCTATGAAGAATTTGTCAGCAAGTTTTTCGAACACACGATTCGGATTGCAGGGGCAATGGATCGCGTGGGAGACCTCCATGACGAGATGTGGGACGAAGCAGATGGCTTCTTCTACGATGTTTTGCGACTGCCCGATGGTAATGCAATGCGCTTGAAGGTGCGATCGATGGTAGGGCTGTTACCTCTAGCTGCTGTAGCGATTTTTGAGGCAGAGGATATCGAGAAATTGCCAAATTTCCAGAAGCGCTCCCTGTCATTTTATCAACGGCACCCCGAACTCATAGCCAATTTGCACCTGCCTACCCAACGCGGATCGGGAGGGAAGTATATGCTGTCGGTATTCAACGAACAGAAGTTGCGCCGCGTTCTCGCCAGACTGTTGGACGAAAATGAATTCTTCAGCCCCTATGGGATTCGATCGCTCTCGCGCTATCACCGCGAACATCCGTTTATTTTCCAACATAACGGCCAGGAATTTCGCGTAGAATACCTGCCAGGTGATTCCAATACGGGGATGTTTGGCGGTAATTCTAATTGGCGCGGCCCAGTTTGGATGCCCGTAAATCTACTGATTTATGCGGCGCTCATGCGGCTCTATTCTTTCTATGGTGACTCGTTTAAGATCGAGTGTCCGACTGGATCGGGACGGTACATGAACTTGTATGAAGTATCACAGGAGTTAGGCGAGCGATTAGCTCATATCTTCATGCGCGATGCCAACGGTCGCCGCCCAGTCTATGGAGCTGCTGAAAAATTCCAAACCGACCCCCATTGGAAGGACTTAATTCTATTCTACGAATATTTCCACGGCGACAATGGGGCTGGCATTGGAGCAAGTCACCAGACGGGTTGGACTGGTTGTGTAGCTCGCATTATCCAGGCGATGAGCGACATCACGGCAGAGATAGCCGCCGGTGCGAATGCAGAAATGGAGGCGGTTAAGAAGACGGTAGGGAAATAA
- a CDS encoding zinc ribbon domain-containing protein translates to MVYVCELGSGHSIYLDNQGTQTIITTVSSSPGQQQQASSSVSTGVWTAPPELFRTPNGAVIKVFTAQGEVLISVQGNTASVTSAASFVGGAQQIQMQQVASAPSFSMPPMEPMKPMQPMQPLKMGNMEINMNPMEMRMGNMEMRMGSAAAASTSTSTSSASTRRFCSQCGTAVEPSDRFCSSCGHKLA, encoded by the coding sequence ATGGTTTACGTATGCGAGTTAGGCTCGGGTCACAGCATCTATCTTGATAATCAAGGCACCCAAACCATCATTACAACAGTTAGCAGCAGTCCGGGACAGCAGCAACAAGCTAGCAGTAGCGTTAGCACTGGCGTTTGGACTGCCCCACCGGAACTGTTCCGCACTCCAAATGGTGCAGTAATCAAGGTTTTTACCGCGCAAGGAGAAGTTCTGATTAGCGTTCAAGGCAACACTGCCAGCGTTACAAGCGCTGCATCCTTCGTTGGCGGCGCTCAACAAATCCAGATGCAGCAGGTTGCTAGCGCTCCCTCTTTCTCCATGCCACCAATGGAACCCATGAAACCGATGCAGCCCATGCAGCCATTAAAAATGGGGAACATGGAGATAAATATGAATCCGATGGAAATGCGGATGGGAAATATGGAAATGCGCATGGGAAGCGCAGCAGCGGCTTCAACCTCCACTTCCACCTCAAGTGCCAGTACTCGTCGATTTTGCAGTCAATGCGGTACGGCAGTCGAGCCGAGCGATCGCTTCTGCTCTAGCTGCGGCCATAAATTAGCTTAG
- a CDS encoding tetratricopeptide repeat protein, translated as MPFNPNDATTYYNLGNAKYALGNYEGAIADYSEAIRLNPNDANAYSNRGSTKSDLGDREGAIADYSEAIRLDPNYAPAYYNRGNAKSDLGDKGGAIADYNKAILLNLNYAYAYYNRGNVRYYLGDKEGAIADYSEAIRLDPNYAPAYYNRGNAKSDLDNYEGAIADFNEAIRLDPNYANTYYNRGNAKSNLGNYEGAITDYSEAIRLDLNDATAYYTRGIAKFILEDKEGAIADFNEAIRLDPNDATAYYTRGVARSNLGDNEGAIADYSEAVRLDPNDAIAYSNCGIAKYELGDNEGAIADCNEAIHLNPNLLYPYWLLAVIWDKRFADSQNPADLEQAISAYGRAVALSSEHQADIREALADAQYRLGIYYVQQGRWYDGLAQLQANLDYYRQTDNLERRADVLAQIARVQLLLGDWEKARLLYRDALRIYCHINHKPGIANCRLALGRMMLHLGYLEDAQRELEMASTLYAELESPRKAEADEVLQLVHQFQAKGVKVA; from the coding sequence ATGCCATTCAATCCCAATGATGCCACTACCTATTACAATCTCGGTAATGCAAAGTATGCTTTAGGTAACTATGAAGGAGCGATCGCCGACTATAGTGAAGCGATTCGCCTCAATCCCAATGATGCCAATGCCTACTCCAATCGTGGTAGTACGAAGTCTGACTTAGGTGATCGTGAAGGAGCGATCGCAGACTATAGTGAAGCGATTCGCCTCGATCCCAATTATGCTCCTGCCTACTACAATCGCGGTAATGCGAAGTCTGACTTAGGCGACAAGGGAGGAGCAATTGCCGACTATAACAAAGCGATTCTCCTTAATCTCAATTATGCCTATGCCTACTACAATCGCGGTAATGTGAGGTATTACTTAGGGGACAAGGAAGGGGCGATCGCAGACTATAGTGAAGCGATTCGCCTCGATCCCAATTATGCTCCTGCCTACTACAATCGCGGCAATGCGAAGTCTGACTTAGACAACTATGAAGGAGCGATCGCAGACTTTAACGAAGCGATTCGACTCGATCCCAATTATGCCAATACCTACTACAATCGCGGCAATGCGAAGTCTAACTTAGGCAACTATGAAGGAGCGATCACAGACTATAGTGAAGCGATTCGACTCGATCTCAATGATGCCACTGCCTACTACACTCGCGGGATTGCGAAGTTTATCTTAGAGGATAAAGAAGGAGCGATCGCAGACTTTAACGAAGCGATTCGACTCGATCCCAATGATGCCACTGCCTACTACACTCGCGGGGTTGCGAGGTCTAACTTGGGTGACAATGAAGGAGCGATCGCAGACTATAGTGAAGCGGTTCGCCTCGATCCCAATGATGCCATTGCCTACTCCAATTGCGGGATTGCGAAGTATGAATTAGGTGACAATGAAGGAGCAATCGCAGACTGTAATGAAGCAATTCATCTCAATCCCAATCTTTTATATCCTTATTGGCTATTGGCAGTTATCTGGGATAAACGTTTCGCTGATAGCCAGAATCCTGCGGATTTAGAGCAGGCAATTTCTGCCTACGGACGTGCTGTGGCATTGTCGAGCGAGCATCAAGCTGACATTCGAGAAGCACTTGCTGACGCGCAGTATCGTCTTGGTATTTACTACGTTCAGCAAGGACGTTGGTATGATGGGTTGGCGCAGTTACAAGCCAACCTTGACTATTATCGCCAAACTGACAATTTAGAGCGGCGAGCAGATGTGCTAGCCCAGATTGCCCGCGTACAATTACTACTTGGCGATTGGGAAAAGGCTAGACTGCTTTATCGCGATGCCCTGCGCATCTATTGCCATATAAACCACAAACCAGGTATCGCTAACTGTAGACTGGCTCTGGGTCGTATGATGCTGCACCTCGGCTATTTAGAAGATGCCCAACGCGAACTAGAAATGGCTTCCACTCTCTATGCCGAACTTGAAAGCCCTCGCAAAGCGGAAGCAGATGAAGTATTGCAGTTAGTCCACCAATTTCAAGCCAAAGGAGTCAAGGTTGCATGA
- a CDS encoding ATP-binding protein produces the protein MSDIDRLFQQNDKIFERWNLREIPFTESASSLRSQTLDRVFTGRVEELKQVVPLLRGRERKRVLVYGWTGIGKSAFILEVLQGLQRNDSQAKVAYITLQPNMDLGTAALIALAREMPEDEWAQRQLNEMGLGNLIRQRDSEIGGQLGISAKFTEKILDVEPTKYPALAFEGLLERALKTSDRVAIGIDDLDKQDPARVRQLLEDAQGMLKGDAWFFLSGHPGGLTRDLVNRERGLFDLSLELNPFDVDTTYTMLKKYLASARIKDISDNDEVAALHPFTPETARILCEKSSGIPRWFNRSASYILLRAANLEADKITLDILEAGLEYAKVQLRGQTGFTAEEAYLLQLILGKGILSDENITLGELERMGVKEFNEILPMINALVQQDLVRLLPDDRAIAIAPNPILQAE, from the coding sequence ATGAGCGATATCGATCGCCTGTTCCAGCAAAATGACAAAATATTCGAGCGCTGGAATTTACGCGAAATTCCGTTCACGGAAAGTGCTTCCAGCCTGCGCTCCCAAACCCTCGATCGCGTCTTTACGGGTCGCGTGGAAGAATTGAAACAGGTTGTACCCTTACTGCGAGGTCGCGAACGTAAACGCGTTCTGGTTTATGGTTGGACGGGGATCGGCAAATCTGCATTTATCCTCGAAGTATTGCAAGGATTGCAACGTAACGACTCTCAAGCAAAGGTTGCCTACATCACCTTGCAACCAAACATGGATCTTGGTACGGCAGCCCTGATTGCGCTTGCCCGCGAGATGCCAGAAGATGAGTGGGCGCAACGACAACTCAATGAGATGGGATTAGGTAATCTGATTCGCCAAAGAGACAGTGAAATTGGCGGTCAATTGGGAATAAGTGCCAAATTCACCGAGAAAATTCTCGATGTAGAGCCAACTAAATATCCTGCCCTTGCCTTTGAAGGACTGCTGGAAAGGGCTTTAAAAACAAGCGATCGCGTTGCGATCGGCATCGACGATCTTGACAAACAAGATCCGGCGAGAGTCAGACAACTGCTCGAAGACGCTCAGGGAATGCTAAAAGGCGATGCCTGGTTTTTCTTGAGCGGACATCCTGGTGGACTCACCCGCGATCTGGTCAACCGCGAACGAGGATTATTCGACCTCAGTCTGGAACTAAATCCTTTCGATGTAGATACCACCTACACCATGCTGAAGAAATACCTTGCCAGTGCCAGGATTAAAGATATTTCTGACAACGACGAAGTTGCCGCCCTCCATCCCTTCACCCCCGAAACCGCTCGCATTCTCTGTGAAAAGTCTTCTGGCATTCCTCGCTGGTTCAATCGCAGCGCCAGTTACATATTGCTCCGCGCCGCCAACCTCGAAGCCGACAAAATCACCCTTGATATTTTGGAAGCAGGACTCGAATATGCCAAAGTGCAACTGCGCGGTCAGACAGGATTCACTGCTGAAGAAGCCTATCTCCTCCAACTTATTCTCGGTAAAGGCATTCTTTCTGATGAGAACATTACGCTCGGAGAGCTAGAACGCATGGGTGTAAAAGAATTTAACGAAATCTTGCCCATGATTAATGCCCTCGTCCAGCAAGACCTCGTGCGCCTCCTGCCAGACGATCGCGCGATCGCGATCGCGCCCAATCCCATCTTGCAAGCAGAGTAG
- a CDS encoding VIT domain-containing protein: MKLGYALPTALLLTGVAVAHYTFAQSGRKMPNRIPTNPTIIQPGPEQVSGNQSDRSDAQNSKQSHANGLFVLDKEGRQQVFPLKHTDVKAKVAGNISRVEVTQTFQNPFDRPLEAIYVFPLPDEAAIDDMEIKIGDRIIKGDIKKRDEAKAIYEQARQRGQTAGLLDQERDNIFTQSLANIKPGEQINVTIRYTDSLKFEKGDYEFVFPMVVGPRYIPGQPISQEPETRSPNPNTTNPAPDTDLVPDASRITPPVLKPGTRSGHDINVKVEIDAGAPIADVRSISHQVILQSDADSRIAVKLAPTDTIPNKDLILRYRVAGEQLQSTVLTNTSDRGSHFATYLIPALEYRTEEIVPKDVVFLMDTSGSQSGDPLLKSQELMRRFIHGLNPNDTFTIIDFANTTRQLSSTPLQNSASNRQKALNYINQLDANGGTELLNGIDAVMKFPSPNEGRVRSIVLLTDGYIGNDNEVIAEVQKRLQPGNRLYAFGVGSSVNRFLLDRLAEVGRGTAQVVRQDEATEAVAEKFFRQINNPVLTNIQVQWEGTGPAPEIYPQAAPDLFANQPLVLFGRKQDRSSGKLRITGIAAGGKRYEKTLDVNFDRPANNTGIDQLWGRARIKDLMNQMFGNEIKSLVEAVTNTALSYRLLSQYTAFVAVSEEVRVQPNGKTERVQVPVELPQGVKFEGIYGNDAKDAATANVGTSSYIAKQRIVAAPVAPPPAPRFQPSPQLSQAKPTAAEPSITTDKPSPNQTPDQTTVRSRIQVVSLTGVTVAENTGITGKMPQQEQVRVYLIEPLMRHLQNLNVPTNLSGDIVLEFSVNNGRISSIILDDRASSLQDRASIDRLRRSLLSWAAPRSANGKARLVLRIAAR, translated from the coding sequence ATGAAACTAGGTTACGCATTACCAACCGCTTTACTACTGACCGGAGTGGCAGTAGCACATTACACCTTCGCTCAATCTGGTAGAAAGATGCCCAATCGAATCCCCACCAACCCCACAATTATTCAACCAGGTCCAGAGCAGGTATCTGGTAACCAGAGCGATCGCTCGGACGCGCAAAACTCCAAGCAAAGTCATGCCAATGGTCTATTCGTCCTGGATAAAGAAGGACGACAGCAGGTATTCCCACTCAAGCATACCGATGTGAAGGCAAAGGTGGCTGGGAACATATCGCGAGTGGAAGTCACGCAGACATTCCAAAACCCCTTCGATCGCCCTCTAGAAGCGATCTATGTCTTCCCCTTGCCCGATGAGGCCGCCATTGACGATATGGAGATTAAGATCGGCGATCGCATTATCAAAGGCGATATCAAAAAACGCGACGAGGCCAAAGCCATCTACGAACAAGCAAGACAGCGAGGACAGACCGCAGGACTGCTGGACCAAGAACGCGATAATATTTTCACGCAATCCCTAGCTAATATCAAACCAGGGGAGCAAATTAACGTCACGATCCGCTACACCGATAGTCTCAAATTTGAGAAGGGGGACTATGAATTTGTCTTTCCGATGGTGGTAGGGCCGCGCTATATCCCTGGCCAACCAATTAGCCAGGAGCCAGAGACGCGATCGCCCAATCCCAATACTACCAACCCTGCGCCCGACACCGATCTCGTACCCGATGCCTCTCGGATTACGCCACCAGTTCTCAAACCAGGAACGCGCTCCGGTCATGACATTAATGTCAAAGTTGAAATCGATGCTGGCGCTCCGATTGCGGACGTGCGTTCTATCTCCCATCAGGTCATCCTGCAATCTGATGCCGACTCCAGGATCGCTGTCAAACTGGCACCCACCGATACGATTCCTAACAAAGATCTAATTCTGCGCTATCGCGTGGCGGGAGAGCAGTTGCAGTCAACCGTGCTCACTAATACTAGCGATCGCGGCAGTCACTTTGCCACGTATCTAATTCCCGCTTTGGAATATCGTACTGAGGAAATCGTGCCGAAGGATGTGGTGTTTCTGATGGATACTTCCGGCTCGCAGTCCGGCGATCCGTTATTGAAATCCCAGGAACTGATGCGTCGCTTTATTCATGGTCTCAATCCCAACGACACTTTTACGATTATTGACTTTGCCAATACGACTCGCCAACTCTCATCTACACCTCTACAGAATTCTGCGAGCAATCGCCAAAAAGCACTAAATTATATAAACCAGCTTGATGCCAACGGCGGCACGGAGTTGTTGAATGGCATCGATGCGGTGATGAAATTCCCCAGTCCTAACGAAGGGCGCGTCCGCAGTATCGTCCTGCTCACCGACGGTTACATCGGCAACGATAATGAGGTAATTGCGGAAGTGCAAAAGCGCCTCCAACCAGGGAATCGTCTCTATGCATTTGGCGTGGGCAGTTCTGTCAATCGATTCCTGCTCGATCGCCTCGCCGAAGTGGGACGGGGTACGGCGCAAGTGGTACGGCAAGATGAAGCAACTGAAGCAGTAGCAGAGAAATTCTTCCGACAGATTAACAACCCCGTCCTGACTAATATTCAGGTGCAGTGGGAGGGCACGGGGCCGGCTCCCGAAATCTATCCCCAGGCAGCCCCCGATCTATTTGCGAATCAGCCCTTAGTTCTCTTTGGTCGCAAGCAAGATCGCTCTAGCGGTAAGCTGCGAATTACGGGCATTGCTGCTGGCGGCAAGCGCTATGAGAAAACTCTAGATGTCAATTTCGATCGCCCAGCCAATAATACTGGCATCGACCAGTTATGGGGACGCGCTCGCATTAAGGATTTAATGAATCAGATGTTTGGCAATGAAATTAAGTCGCTCGTGGAAGCGGTTACTAACACGGCACTGTCCTATCGTTTGCTATCGCAATACACGGCTTTTGTCGCGGTCAGCGAAGAGGTTCGAGTGCAGCCCAATGGTAAAACAGAACGCGTGCAAGTGCCCGTAGAACTACCACAAGGAGTTAAGTTTGAAGGGATTTATGGAAACGATGCTAAGGATGCTGCTACTGCTAATGTCGGTACCAGTAGTTACATTGCAAAGCAGCGCATAGTCGCAGCTCCAGTTGCCCCTCCACCCGCACCCAGATTTCAACCAAGTCCTCAATTATCTCAAGCGAAACCAACTGCTGCGGAACCCTCAATTACAACCGATAAACCATCTCCTAACCAAACGCCTGACCAAACAACAGTGCGATCGCGCATTCAAGTCGTGAGTTTAACTGGTGTAACGGTAGCTGAGAATACTGGCATTACTGGGAAGATGCCACAGCAAGAACAGGTGCGCGTATATCTCATCGAGCCGCTGATGCGCCACCTGCAAAACCTGAACGTACCGACCAATCTCAGCGGCGATATAGTGCTGGAGTTCTCAGTTAACAACGGTCGCATTAGTAGCATCATCCTTGACGATCGAGCTTCTTCGCTACAAGATCGGGCTTCGATCGATCGATTGCGGCGATCGCTCCTGAGTTGGGCAGCACCTCGCTCTGCCAATGGCAAAGCACGTTTGGTTCTGCGGATTGCAGCTAGGTAA
- a CDS encoding gamma-glutamyl-gamma-aminobutyrate hydrolase family protein: MRSKPRSPIVGITMYGRNDASEFALQAVYVDAVRNAGGIPILLPPGEPHPDRILQQVDGLILAGGGDIDPAIYGGYSHPTIYSVDAERDRTELALAEMVMAEGVPILGICRGMQVLGVVSGGNLVAHVPDHFGENVLHRLDNPRRPTSHTVEVTTQSRLAEVLKVTNTEVTSWHHQAIQSVSGGWHAVAHAPDGVIEAIEHRDHPWAVAVQWHPELSAHCPAQKALFHALVEAASS, encoded by the coding sequence TTGAGATCCAAACCCCGATCGCCGATCGTTGGCATCACCATGTACGGTCGGAATGACGCTAGTGAATTTGCCTTGCAGGCTGTCTACGTGGATGCCGTCCGCAATGCGGGGGGCATTCCCATTTTGTTACCGCCGGGCGAGCCTCACCCAGATCGAATTTTGCAGCAGGTTGACGGACTGATTTTGGCGGGTGGCGGTGATATCGATCCGGCTATTTATGGTGGCTACTCGCATCCCACCATTTATTCGGTTGATGCGGAACGCGATCGCACGGAGCTAGCCCTGGCTGAGATGGTGATGGCAGAGGGCGTACCTATTCTGGGCATTTGTCGGGGGATGCAGGTACTGGGTGTGGTTAGTGGCGGCAATCTTGTTGCACACGTTCCAGACCATTTTGGCGAAAATGTTTTGCATAGATTGGACAATCCGCGCCGCCCCACATCGCATACGGTGGAGGTGACCACCCAAAGCCGTCTGGCGGAAGTTCTGAAAGTTACCAATACGGAAGTCACATCCTGGCACCATCAGGCCATCCAATCGGTTTCGGGTGGCTGGCATGCGGTTGCCCATGCTCCTGACGGCGTGATCGAAGCGATCGAGCACCGCGACCATCCCTGGGCAGTGGCAGTACAATGGCACCCCGAGCTATCAGCACATTGTCCCGCCCAAAAGGCTTTATTTCACGCCCTGGTAGAGGCAGCATCGAGTTAG